The DNA sequence CGCAGTTCCGCGTTGTTAAGCACGGCGGAAACCACGGTGGCGCCGTGAGTCGGCGGGTTGGAGTAGTTGGTGCGGATCACGCGCTTGATCTGCGACAGCACGCGGGTCGACTCTTCGCGGCTCTGGGTGACCATCGACAGCGCGCCGACGCGCTCGCCATACAGCGAGAAGGATTTGGAGAACGAGCTAGAGACGAAGAAGGTCATGCCGGATTCGGCGAATAGGCGCACCGCAGCGGCGTCTTCCTCGATGCCGTCACCGAAGCCCTGGTAGGCGATGTCGATGAAGGGTACGTGATCTTTGGCACGCAGGACTTCCAGTACCTGCTTCCAGTCTTCGGGCAGCAGGTCGACGCCGGTGGGGTTGTGGCAGCAGGCGTGCAGCACGACGATGGAGCGGGGCGGAAGATTCTTCAGGTCTTCGAGCATGGCTGCGCGGTCGACGCCATGAGTGGCGGCATCGTAATAGGCGTAGTTTTGTACGGCGAAACCGGCGGATTCGAACAGGGCGCGATGATTTTCCCAGCTGGGGTTGCTGATGGCGACCACGGCATCCGGCAGGATGCGCTTGAGGAAGTCGGCACCGATCTTCAGCGCGCCGGTGCCGCCTAGGGCTTGGCTGGTCACTACGCGGCCGTCGGCCACCAGCGCCGAATCCGCGCCGAATAGCAGTCCCTGAACCGCCATGTCATAGCTGGCGATCCCTTCGATGGGTAGGTAACCGCGCGGTGCGTTCAGCTCCAGGCGTGCCATTTCTGCAGCGGCAACTGCGCGCAACAGAGGAATGCGGCCTTCTTCGTTGTAATAAACGCCAACTCCCAAGTTGACCTTGTTCAGCCGCGTGTCGGCGTTGAAGGCTTCATTGAGGCCGAGAATCGGATCGCGCGGCGCCATTTCGACAGCAGAGAACAAACTCATGGTGGGGAGGCTCGAAGAGAAGAAGGTGAGTGATACAGCACCCTCGCTTCGCGCTGAGGGCGGTGCGCAAACGGGGCAGGAGTATAGCCGCACCGGTCCTCGGTCGCGAGATGCCGGGGCGGTTTTTCTGACAGAATTGGCGCCCTTCGACAGCGCAGGGTTCCGCCTGGCATCGCTTCCGGATGGCACCCAAAATGTCACAATCGGCGCTCCAGCCGGTCCGCAACTCCAGAGGTCGTTATGTCGCAATTTGAACTGGTCACCCGTTTCAAACCCGCCGGTGATCAGCCCGAAGCCATTCGGCAGATGATCGAAGGCATCGAGGCCGGGTTGTCGCACCAGACGCTGCTGGGCGTGACGGGCTCGGGCAAGACCTTCAGCATCGCCAACGTGATCGCTCACGTGCAGCGCCCGACGCTGGTGCTGGCGCCGAACAAAACACTGGCGGCGCAGCTTTACGGTGAGTTCAAGGCGTTCTTTCCGCGCAACGCGGTGGAGTATTTCGTCTCCTACTACGACTACTACCAGCCCGAGGCCTATGTACCGTCGTCTGACACCTTCATCGAGAAGGATGCCTCAATCAACGACCATATCGAGCAGATGCGCCTGTCGGCGACCAAGGCGCTGCTGGAACGCAAGGACGCCATCATCGTCACCACGGTGTCCTGCATCTACGGCCTGGGTGATCCCCAGTCGTACCTGAAGATGGTGCTGCATGTGGACCGCGGCGACCGGCTCGATCAGCGTGAGTTGTTGCGCCGTCTGACCGGTCTGCAATACACCCGCAACGATATGGATTTCGCCCGTGCGACCTTCCGTGTAAGGGGAGACGTGATCGACATTTTCCCCGCCGAATCCGACCTGGAAGCGGTGCGCATAGAGCTCTTCGATGACGAAGTGGAAAGTCTGTCGGCCTTCGACCCGCTGACCGGCGAGGTCATCCGCAAGCTGCCACGCT is a window from the Pseudomonas sp. MTM4 genome containing:
- a CDS encoding amino acid aminotransferase, which codes for MSLFSAVEMAPRDPILGLNEAFNADTRLNKVNLGVGVYYNEEGRIPLLRAVAAAEMARLELNAPRGYLPIEGIASYDMAVQGLLFGADSALVADGRVVTSQALGGTGALKIGADFLKRILPDAVVAISNPSWENHRALFESAGFAVQNYAYYDAATHGVDRAAMLEDLKNLPPRSIVVLHACCHNPTGVDLLPEDWKQVLEVLRAKDHVPFIDIAYQGFGDGIEEDAAAVRLFAESGMTFFVSSSFSKSFSLYGERVGALSMVTQSREESTRVLSQIKRVIRTNYSNPPTHGATVVSAVLNNAELRAMWEAELGEMRTRIREMRLTMVRLLAEKGAKQDFSFVAKQRGMFSYSGLTAAQVERLRVEFGVYAIGTGRICAAALNHNNLDHVTDAIVQVI